From a region of the Corallococcus coralloides DSM 2259 genome:
- a CDS encoding DUF1656 domain-containing protein — translation MRGELDFQGVFVPALLVWALVAVALGVPLRWGLAALHVYRWVWHPALFDLALFVLLWFAVTFIASRGP, via the coding sequence ATGAGGGGTGAGCTGGACTTCCAGGGGGTCTTCGTCCCCGCGCTCCTCGTCTGGGCGCTGGTCGCGGTGGCGCTCGGCGTGCCCCTGCGGTGGGGGCTGGCCGCGCTCCATGTCTACCGGTGGGTGTGGCACCCGGCGCTCTTCGACCTGGCGCTGTTCGTCCTCCTCTGGTTCGCGGTGACCTTCATTGCCTCTCGGGGCCCCTGA
- a CDS encoding HlyD family secretion protein produces the protein MKPSRPQLIRIGVTVAVVVLALLAGWWMWRHYEVEPWTRDGRVRADVVQLAPDVSGVVTSVEVRDNQRVTRGQVLFVIDRARFELALRQAEAMVASQQAERAQAQREAERNRSLGKLVSQEAREQGLSRAEQAEGALQQALANRDIAALNLERSTVRASVNGIITNLELEAGDYATAGRQMVALVDSDSFRVEGYFEETKLPRIRIGAPVTIRLMGEPALLRGHVEGIAAGIEDRERAAGPSLLPNVNPTFSWVRLAQRVPVRIALDVVPEGVRLVSGRTATVTVHEEGDGASAARTGDVRP, from the coding sequence ATGAAACCCTCGCGCCCGCAGCTCATCCGGATCGGCGTGACGGTGGCCGTCGTCGTGCTGGCCCTGCTCGCGGGCTGGTGGATGTGGCGGCACTACGAAGTCGAGCCGTGGACGCGAGACGGCCGCGTGCGGGCGGACGTGGTGCAGCTGGCGCCGGATGTGTCGGGCGTCGTCACGTCGGTGGAGGTGCGGGACAACCAGCGGGTGACCCGGGGGCAGGTGCTCTTCGTCATCGACCGCGCCCGGTTCGAGCTCGCGCTGCGGCAGGCGGAGGCGATGGTGGCGAGCCAGCAGGCGGAGCGGGCGCAGGCGCAGCGTGAGGCCGAGCGCAACCGGAGCCTGGGCAAGCTGGTGTCCCAGGAGGCCCGCGAGCAGGGTCTGTCCCGCGCGGAGCAGGCAGAAGGGGCGCTCCAGCAGGCGCTGGCCAACCGGGACATCGCCGCGCTGAACCTGGAGCGCTCCACGGTGCGCGCGTCGGTGAACGGCATCATCACCAACCTGGAGTTGGAGGCGGGCGACTACGCCACCGCCGGGCGGCAGATGGTGGCGCTGGTGGACAGCGACTCCTTCCGCGTGGAGGGCTACTTCGAGGAGACGAAGCTGCCGCGCATCCGCATTGGCGCGCCGGTCACCATCCGGCTCATGGGCGAGCCGGCCCTGTTGCGCGGACACGTGGAAGGGATCGCCGCGGGCATCGAGGACCGGGAGCGCGCCGCGGGCCCCAGCCTCCTGCCCAACGTGAACCCCACCTTCAGCTGGGTGCGTCTGGCCCAGCGGGTGCCCGTGCGCATCGCGCTGGACGTGGTGCCCGAGGGAGTCCGGCTCGTGTCCGGACGCACCGCGACGGTGACGGTGCATGAGGAGGGGGACGGAGCTTCGGCCGCGCGCACCGGGGACGTCCGTCCATGA
- a CDS encoding TolC family protein has protein sequence MSTRRPRGWVGLALLVSACTTVGPDYRGPPPSAVVHMPEATGAFLGAVEPHYSAEPVPGEWWRLYEDPLLEGLVQQALKSNVDLRVAAANLARSRALLAEVGAAKLPSTGVDASVGVGRVAPLPSSVTYGLGFDISYQVDLFGRIRRGIEAARADTEAVQAALDLTHITVAAETTRAYASVCSVGNEVSVARRVLALQEESLSRTRRLVEAGRGTALDLSRARAQVEALRANVPPLVAQRRIALLRLAVLSGRPPAAFPPDVEACETPPRLSSPIPVEDGAALLRRRPDVRQAERTLAAATARIGVATADLYPTVSFGLSAASGGLLESFGQESTLGWSLGPLLSWTFPNTRVARSRIAQADAAAQGALAQFDRVVLNALLETESNLTQYTQDLERVTALTAARDFSAQAAREADALYRGGREDFLTVLDAERTRANAEASLASAQTRLVSDQIALFLSLGGGWEEAPPAGGP, from the coding sequence ATGAGTACGCGGAGGCCGCGCGGGTGGGTGGGCCTGGCGCTGCTGGTGTCCGCCTGCACGACCGTGGGGCCTGACTACCGGGGACCGCCGCCGTCCGCGGTCGTCCATATGCCCGAGGCCACCGGGGCGTTCCTGGGCGCGGTGGAGCCGCATTACTCGGCGGAGCCCGTCCCGGGTGAGTGGTGGCGGCTGTACGAGGACCCGCTGCTGGAGGGGTTGGTGCAGCAGGCGCTGAAGTCGAACGTGGACCTGCGGGTGGCGGCCGCGAACCTCGCGCGGTCGCGGGCGCTGCTGGCGGAGGTCGGGGCCGCGAAGTTGCCCTCCACGGGGGTGGACGCGTCGGTGGGAGTGGGCAGGGTGGCGCCCCTCCCGTCGTCGGTGACCTACGGCCTGGGCTTCGACATCTCGTATCAGGTGGACCTGTTCGGGCGGATCCGCCGGGGCATCGAGGCGGCGCGCGCGGACACGGAGGCGGTCCAGGCCGCGCTGGACCTGACGCACATCACGGTGGCCGCGGAGACGACCCGGGCGTACGCGAGCGTCTGCTCGGTGGGCAACGAGGTGTCGGTGGCGCGTCGCGTGCTGGCGCTGCAGGAGGAGAGCCTTTCGCGGACGCGGCGGCTGGTGGAGGCGGGGCGGGGGACGGCGTTGGACTTGAGCCGGGCGCGAGCGCAGGTGGAGGCGCTTCGCGCGAACGTGCCTCCGCTGGTGGCGCAGCGGCGCATCGCGCTGCTGCGGCTGGCGGTGCTCAGCGGCAGGCCGCCCGCGGCGTTTCCTCCGGACGTGGAGGCGTGTGAGACGCCGCCACGGCTGAGCTCGCCCATCCCGGTGGAGGATGGCGCCGCGCTGCTGCGCAGGCGTCCGGATGTCCGGCAGGCGGAGCGGACGTTGGCGGCGGCAACCGCGCGCATTGGCGTGGCGACGGCGGACCTCTATCCCACGGTGAGCTTCGGATTGTCCGCGGCGTCCGGAGGCCTGCTGGAGTCCTTCGGGCAGGAGAGCACGCTGGGCTGGAGCCTGGGGCCGCTGCTGTCCTGGACGTTTCCGAACACCCGCGTCGCCAGGTCGCGCATCGCCCAGGCGGATGCGGCCGCGCAAGGGGCGCTCGCGCAGTTCGACCGCGTGGTGCTCAACGCGCTGCTGGAGACGGAGAGCAACCTGACGCAGTACACGCAGGACCTGGAGCGCGTCACCGCGCTCACGGCCGCCCGGGACTTCAGCGCCCAGGCCGCGCGCGAAGCGGACGCGCTCTACCGCGGAGGACGGGAGGACTTCCTGACGGTGCTCGACGCGGAGCGCACCCGGGCCAACGCCGAGGCGTCGCTGGCTTCCGCGCAGACCCGGCTGGTGTCCGATCAGATCGCCCTGTTCCTGTCGCTGGGTGGGGGATGGGAGGAAGCGCCGCCCGCGGGTGGACCGTAG